TGCACGTGGGTgcttgtgtatgtgcgtgtgtgtattcaCTTACACCCCTCCACCGTCCATCTCGCCATTAGCATGCATAGTGGAGAACAGGAGGCGTATAGCAGGGGTGTAAATCTGCTTGTATTATCACATTCTTAATGGTTCCATAATGAAGGGGTTATGGGCGATAAGGAAGGAGGGGGTGGGCCGGTGTTGACAGAAGGACGGCTGGCCAGGCAAGGCCTCTTGGGAATCTAGACGTCTGTGTGGAGCTACAGCTTTGTAAAGAGACAGCGATCTCTATTTTGCTGCTTTCATTTTCTTACAATCCGACTGTATTATTTGAGAGCTGTTGCCATGGTAGCGTCAGGTTTGTACCAGACCAGAGGGTGATGTGTAGAGGAAGGTGTCTATGCAGTATGTTGTCAGAGGGCTTGATTTAAAGAGTTATCTCAGAGTGTTTGCCTGCTATCGCAGGTGTTCTAAGTGTAACTATGTACATGGTGACTTCACAACAACGTACTATTTATGAATGCTGTGTGCGTGCCTCCGTGcccgtgcgtgcccgtgtgtgccCGTGCATGCATGTCTGTGGATTAGTCCACTGCATGTGCTCAGCTGGCGTCATGAGGCAGTGTTTCATTTGGCTTAATGAGATTTTGACAAATCTGTCTCCTTCTATGGATCAGAGATCATTTGACTTTCATGAGGGCTGTTACACAGGCAGAAGGAACTGGTCAATATTTGATTAGAAGGgtatcttctcttctcttcttctcggGGGTCATACAAAGAGCAGTTTCAGTCTGGGGAGTGGATCATAACATTTTCCAAGGTTACTATGCCTTGGCCTACTTGAAATCAGACATAGGTGAAGGGGGATTCAAAACCAAGCTAGGTACTGAGCAACAAACAAGTACTTTTGTTGTGATATGGTTGAATTGGTTAAGTTGCTCAAATGGAATAGCAGTCATGGGTTTTATTGTACCTGCTGTTTCTGACTATCCCCTCCATCTTGTTCTTCCTGCAGATGCTGAATGAGCGTCATGTGATGGTGCGCATCGGGGGAGGCTGGGAGACCTTGGGATGTTACCTGCTGAAGCATGACCCCTGCCGGAGTCCACCGGTCACCCCGGTCAGGACCTGTTGGGCCAAAGGCAAGTCCCCCAACATGAAGGACCTCTTACCACTGTCACCAGACAGCTACATGGTGGTGGGGGCACACTCCCGTGCCAAGAAATAAAACATGAATCTGTTCAACCATAACAGATAACTGACACCACAACCTAGCAATGAAGCTTCCTGGTTATGCTGAGCATATGATGTTTTTTTCTGGGGATTTATTTGAATGAAAGCTATTGCCTAGTgaccagaggtgtgtgtgtgtgtgtgtgtgtagatttatcTTTGGTGAAGTTGGGTTTAGTGGCTCACATGTATGTAGAATGGTATATTTTATCATCTAAAGGAATTCAACAAAATACCTGGTATGGTGTTattttggggcagcaggtagcctaggtgTTAGAGCGTTCGGACAGTAACCGTaaagttgctagatcaaatccctgagctgacaagctaaaaatctgttgttctgcctgaacaaggcagttattaaTAACCCattgtttctaggccgtcattgtaaataagaatttgttcttaactgacttgcctagtaaaataaaaaaataagattCTTTTGAAAAAGTGATCTTACCTGTAAAAATCGATCCTGTAGTCTTTAAAAGAGTTGATTCAGAATGGCTAGTATAGCTGAGAGGTAATGGCATTTAGAATTGTATTTTACTACATTGGATGAGGGCTCATCTGAAGACTGTCCAGTCATTTCTCTATAAGAATTGGTTTATTGTattataaaatatttttgttaGAACCCTGAGAGAAGACGATATAGGGATCAGTTATGAAAGGTTTATTTTTCATTATTTGATGTATATTCTGGAATGTACTCTGATTGAATATCATGTAATGACATCACATGGGCATGAAAAAGGGCAAAAATGTGAACTATCAATGTATCTGTAGTCAGATGTTCGATGGTTAGCTATTACCTTGCAGCCTTGACTTTTTCTGTTGCTGGAATTAACACGACTGAGGACACAGCCAGAAAATACACAACTCTCCTCTAGGTGGCACTGTGTCATAAGCAATAGATGGTACAAGTAACACTTAGCCCAGGGTTTCTTAGCCTCTATGGCTGAATTTAGACATGCAGCACAATTAGGATATTTTttttgaccaatcaaatcagcCTTATTAAGATGATCTAATTTGAAAAGacctgtgattggtcaaaagacctaTTGGTGGAAaagaagatcagaattgggctgcctgtctaaatgcagcctAATATTATTACAGGGAATTCATCCACTGAGGTCCACTTAAAGTAAGTCTAGCATTTGGACTAAATCAGTGTCAGCTCACTAACTGACAGATGTCGGCAACATCCATGTGATTGTTTTTAAAACCTCATAAATGCTGTATTAAGTTTGGAGAATGAATATGTGCTACATACTGATGAAAGACAAACTGAGATGGATGAtggttgttttttttaattgtcaAATCATGGCATTCATGTAATTCCTCTGAAAAATGTGCCACATGTCCAACCAAAACTTTACTGCAGTGGTTGCAAGAACCATAATAGCCTATTTGATTATACTCTCTATGAGTGTGAAATTGTGTACATGTAAGCCAAAATGGGCAGTATACGGGAAGAGGTTTACCTAAGCTCAGTGTTTTTCTGTTGTGACATAAGATGACAAAATACATGAAATATACAGACACAGTTGActtattaattacattttatttcagtAAAATAAATTAGATTAAAAAATGGACACAAGTTTGAATACATTAAAAGAAATGAAACATAATGATCTCATGCGAGACTATAATGTCTTTTAATCGTCTTTCTCCATCCTCGTGGATTGAACCAGTATAAATGACGTGTAGAAAATCATAGCAGTGCTACTTAAAGAGGTGCCACTTGAAATTGTGGCATTTGTACAGTGTCCCACATTGCTCACACTGAACACTTTCCAGTTCCTCATGAAACACTAGAAGTCCCAATAAGAGAACTACTTTGCTGTCACTTTTGCATACAAGTTGTATATTGTGCTTACCCCTTCTCTCATTCTTTTTTACGTGGCCATTTGACCACTTTTTCAGAAATCTTGCTCTGCTACCCAGATTTTTCTCTATCAACCGGATTAGCAACAAAACCTTTATCATGATTCAAACAACGCAATTGCAATacatgtattgtttattgtagcAATTATCCATGCATTCAATACCATTGGCCAATTTAGAGATCTAAGGGACAAAAGCTGTACATGTGTGTTAATATAAACTGGAGGAGAAGACTGTGGATGAACTCAGAATGGCAGCAGAACACCACCAATATCCACAACTCTTTTACAAGTCTGAGGTGGTGCTACATGTAGTAACAATGTTGGGATGTTTCACTTTGTAGTCACTTTGAGGCAATGTTTTTATCTACAGTCAAACACTAATTCACTGGAAAGGTTATAGCTCATCACCTCACCTCATAACACTGCTGAAAAAGTGTTACAATGAGTGTGCTTTTTTAAAATATAGGTAACAAAACGGTGTTCCTTGAGTACTCTGTACTCACAAAATACATAAATTCCATCTTACCTGTAATTCCATCTTAATTCATGTATAGTGCTAGCCTCCGAAGCCTGTCTGAACCCAGACCTGCCAAAAACAACATGGCCTGAGTTTCATCCCAGACCCTTTATGTAATACACAAGTGTGCTTGTATCATTATTACACCTCTCAAGTCCTGCAAGAACTGGGTACTTACAGAGTACATTAATCAAATGTTACCCAAATGAGGGCCTTTTGACCTCTCCTGATCTCTATGAATTGCGAAGGGGACTCAGAAAACTGCAATGGGCCAGTATGACTGCCTGTTGCCTGGGGCAAAAGTGGCACTGAAATTAGAAATGGTGAGCTCCCTCAATTCATTCAGCAGGAAAGTGGTCGACTCAATAGGGATCCTTCATACTGAAGTGATGCAGATGATGCTTTAACAGGACATCATGTTGTCTGCTTACAAGATGCCACATTATTGGTCTTGTCTCCAAGAGACCTGAGCTGATTCCTAGTTTCCCCTACTGAGGAAGAATACAGAGAACAGCTATGTGCAAGAGCAGACACCCCTGCATCAAACGTGAGGAGAGAAGGATTGGTAGACAGGAAAAAACAACATACCAGTGGTGTTACTGATGTAAACATGATATTGAGTATGACTTTTTACAGCCCTACTGCTCTCTCAATGTAAATCTCAACATTACCCATTTTCACTTACAGAAGAATATTGACAAAAAATGTTGTGTTGAATAAGACATGGATTCAATGATACACTTTAACAGAAGCTTTGGGAATCTATGCTGTGCAAATACCTGCATTTTGCAGCAGTTCACACAAAACAAATCACTCAATGGATTGATACTTGCTACAATGTGTTGTGCTATGTGAAAGGTTTTTGTGACAGAATACATTAAATGCAAGTTCAACACTGGTGTCTGCCATTCAATTCCTGCCAAATCCAAGACGGCAGGTATTGTCACTTATAACTGTAAATTACCGTCTGTCATTGTTTCTAAGTTTGAATGTGTTACCAGAAGGTTACATTTTTATTCATTGAACCCCGTCCTTCAACATACAATATTTACTGatccttaaaggtccaatgcagacgtttttatttcaatatcaaatcatttctgggtaataatcaagtaccttactgtgattgttttcaattaaaacatCTTctcagcaaagagcaatttctcaagcaagaattttgctaggactgtctgggaatggtctgagtggggaggggaaaactgatcaaacagctcttacactaacaTGGCATtatcagcatttcacagtattattccaacctcatagtgtggaaatatatataaaacacagacaaATCACATGTTTGACTGCACTGGACCTTTAACTGCCTCTGCTACTCTCAAACAGTACTTAATGTGCCTTGCAATCACTCTTATTCTtctaatcatgaagcatacaatTTATTCCAGCAAACAACATCACTGAAGACCCAAATTTCCATTGTTACCTCGAAACAAACAGAAACATTTTTTCTTATTCAAGAGTTACTTTATACAAACAATGACCTGAATCTACGTAGAGATGCATTTGTACATACTGAATCATAGAAGCGTTGAAAGATTTGCTCTTCAAAATTGTATCTTGCTGTTCCACCCCTGCCATTTCCAGTTTGTGCTCTTGGTCCTCTGCTGCAAGAAGCAGGTTTTAGGCTTAAACTGTAAAGTCCTTTCTAGGGATAATGCTTGACATCAGTCAGCTGATTCAAAACAATGGACAGTTTATGCCAGCATAATTTTTTGTTGCGAACAATAACAAACACAGTACAGACCACCCGACTAAAAGAGGAATGATGACAGGATGCTCTGCCACATGTTCTTGTTTGTTGGTTTGTTCCATTTAGAGATGCTTGTTGTTTCTTTCTAAGCTCTTGGactgtgttctgtgttgtgtgtgttaaaAGAGAGCACCATTTTAAGACAATTCCTCTTgggaaaaacaaacagacaaacagtcGCCTTTAGGCTTCCATAGAGTTATTAGTCAAACGTTTAACAACAAAAAGGTCTTGCCATGTCCCAAAGTATTCTGGGGGCCATTGCTCTGTGTGTCTTAGATGTACAGTAAATAGTACAGTTTGGTGTGGTTTGTCTTTGCTCTGTTCTCCCATGTACAATTTCTCTGGTACACTTATGATTCAGACGGATGACGGGTGGTATGGACAGGGAAGGGGGATGAGGTGAGATGGTGGTTGGACAAAAAATGTTGGACGAAGTTGGATGGGTGTTGCTTATTTGTGCGCGCCGTGGGCCAGTCACACAGTCCCATCACACGGTTCCATTCTCCTGCCTGGGCTTGTGAACGGTTGTACGGGAGGGGGTGCTTAGGGATGGGGCCAGGGTGCACAGGAAACCAGCCAGCAGAGTGAGGCCTAAGCCCCCCCAGGCACAGAACATGGACCAGCCGTAGCCATGGCTAATATCCTCTGGGAGGCCATACATGTAGCGTGGGTAACGCGACAGCTCAAAGTTGATGCCCGCCACACACGTACACAGGGAGATGATACAACACGTTCCTGAGGGAGGACAAGGAGACAAACGGAAATGTATGGGATTCACAGCAACTTCAATGAACTATATACAGTATTATGTAATTCCTATGTTGGTAGACCTAGTGGGTCAGCCAGACAATAAATGGTAACATCTTCACATTCCATGTCATGAGTTTCTTGTACATCTTATTATATAAACCTATATGTGTTCACACGTatagctctctctcacacacaagcgCATATACCCACaactactgtagtctacacaATGCATCAAACAAAGACAtctccaattactcaagcaaacagcaaaatgacacacacgcacgcacgcacgcacacacacacacacacacacacacaccaaacagagagaggagccagctCTTACCTCCCATGAGAAAGAGTAGTCCAGCTACATACTGCATTAGGTCATGCTGCTGACAGCAGCCCAACACTCCGATAATCCAGCCAAACAGGATGATAGACACGGCCATGCCCACAAAGCCAGCCGTCATCCTGCGTAGATCTGCaccaacagacacacacctcCATCATTTTAGTGGACAAAGAACAGTGGAGATCAGAGCAGGAGGCCCAGTGGGATCTATAACATGCACATCACAGAAATGCAATGTCTGCACAATCATATTCACGGCATATGATACACTGAAATATTCCTGACACAAATAGAGCCATACACCCTTACAAATCCCTGTCACTTCCTTCATGGAAACATGTCATCTTCCTTATCTTTTTGAAGGATATCAGAACTAGAGAGGGCGACTGGGAGGGGTGAACAGTGATAACAAGAAGATGAAATTGCTCTCAATGGCCGccactttaaatgtatttgatcctgagataacagttagagagaaagagaactagagagatagacagagagagagaaaatgattgaACCCAGGGAGAGTCCAGACATACTGTACAGCcagtaagaaagaaagaaagacagacagacagacagacagacagacaggctcagACTTACGGAGTGCATGCCACTCATCCTGACGGATGGTCTTGGTGATGTTGATGGGTAAATTGCGCGGAAGGATGGAGGAAGAGTAGTGATACTTGACTGGGATGCACCGCTGAATCAATCCTGAAGAAAAGAGTTTGTGATTATGATAGAAACACAGTCTTGATAAGACCTTGATAAAACAGGCTGCTTTGCAGACTATAAACTCAACCACACTGAATATAGTGACTCAGCTAAACATGTAGACACTATAGTAGTTCTAAAAGAGGAAAATTGTTTTGAGTCCTTTGTGTCACTGTGAATGATGTCATCATGCAATATCCTCAGTGTGCCTCAACGTGAGAGACAGCTAGCTGTGATTCAGAGCAGAAACAGCATCCGGCATCATTCATGTAGATCAGCCTCTAATTATCTCTCAGTGCGAGGTGGGTATCCAGACCAATTATAACAACAGGAAGAGACGAGTCTTGCATTACTGTTTCATCATATCACTGCGATGAGATAGACCACCTATGTATGCTCAAATGACATATAATTATTGCAAAGATCTTCACATATTCCTGGATGTTGTGTACTGTAATCATTGTGGTTGATTTACCAACAGTTACTTGTTAGATCAGGGAGAAGGGAGATTTATGCTGGAATATGTTTATGACGTGGTTTTGTAAGTGTGGAAGAAGACCCCTGTCATGAAGCCTAGTCAGTCACCATGAATGGAAAAGGCTATATGGTTCTGGCATAAACATGAGAAAGAATCAAAAAAGAAAAGATGAACTAGTGTGAATGTTCAAAAAAGGGTTTTTACAAGGATTTCATATTGAGTTCACTCAGTTCAGAGTACAGAAATACATAATTCATTGTTCTCATGTTCGTTGGGGAAGCACAATACATCCAGATGAGTGGTGAGACATTTATGTCCCATGACTACTTCTGCAAAATCTAACATTGTGTGAGTCTCAAGACTAAGAACAATGGATGGAGACCAATTTACTAAGCACTTGCTCAGTAGCAGATCTGACTACCTACTCGCTAATattatttgatacattttaggtCAAAGGCAGCAAAAACAAGTAATCAAATGTGAGAACCCAATGTTGAGGCAGGGATATCACCAACACATTGTCATTGGCCTACCAAATGTGATAGAGTTGTCAAAAGTCACAGTGTGAAGCTCCACTCTTAGAACACCTGAACTTCAGCTGCAAACATTCAACTACGTGGAAGTAAAGGAAGTAAAAAGTACTGTATGCAGGCTAAAACATGGAGCCAACAGTTCACAGCCTCATATGGAACTATAGCAGCCTGAGAGAG
The genomic region above belongs to Oncorhynchus mykiss isolate Arlee chromosome 6, USDA_OmykA_1.1, whole genome shotgun sequence and contains:
- the LOC110526518 gene encoding transmembrane protein 178B — translated: MAAMKILTSSGLFLAFCALGLLAMAICTDYWYETDARRHRERCKNYANKRNDPGYIYISNSNLPLQMPPKGIERKDNSPNAGAQPLIREKRHFLAAASAMESHCSRQFNSTISGLWRKCHRDGFDLETEDLIYKGLIQRCIPVKYHYSSSILPRNLPINITKTIRQDEWHALHLRRMTAGFVGMAVSIILFGWIIGVLGCCQQHDLMQYVAGLLFLMGGTCCIISLCTCVAGINFELSRYPRYMYGLPEDISHGYGWSMFCAWGGLGLTLLAGFLCTLAPSLSTPSRTTVHKPRQENGTV